In one window of Burkholderia cepacia ATCC 25416 DNA:
- a CDS encoding dihydrodipicolinate synthase family protein translates to MQQQQANVTIEGIVPVMLTPFDDAGAIDYAGLERLIEWYLAHGADALFAVAQSSEMQFLSLAERAELARFVVERVAGRVPVVASGHISDDLDAQAAELCAAAESGAQGVVLVTNRLDPQRQGSAALLDHLHRLLARLPSDLPLGLYECPAPYRRLLSDDELRACIDTGRFVMLKDVSCDLETVKRRVALAEGSPLKILNANAAIARDAMKAGSAGFNGVFTNFHPDLYRWLRTQGDAHPELADELSTFLVVSAVSEALGYPALAKLYHQRIGTFASIRCRAIDYDVRERFWALDAVLDKIVAGTEHFRRRIAAQ, encoded by the coding sequence ATGCAACAGCAGCAAGCGAACGTGACCATCGAAGGGATCGTCCCGGTGATGCTGACGCCGTTCGACGATGCCGGCGCGATCGACTACGCAGGGCTCGAGCGGCTGATCGAGTGGTATCTCGCGCACGGCGCGGATGCGTTGTTCGCGGTCGCGCAATCGAGCGAGATGCAGTTCCTGAGTCTGGCCGAACGCGCGGAGCTCGCGCGCTTCGTGGTCGAGCGGGTGGCCGGGCGCGTGCCCGTCGTCGCGTCCGGGCACATCAGCGACGATCTCGACGCGCAGGCCGCGGAGCTGTGCGCGGCGGCCGAATCGGGCGCGCAGGGCGTCGTGCTCGTGACCAACCGCCTCGATCCGCAGCGCCAGGGCAGTGCCGCGTTGCTCGACCACCTTCACCGGCTGCTTGCGCGATTGCCGTCGGACCTGCCGCTCGGGCTGTACGAATGTCCGGCGCCTTACCGGCGGCTGCTGTCGGATGACGAACTGCGCGCGTGCATCGACACGGGCCGGTTCGTGATGCTCAAGGACGTGAGCTGCGACCTGGAAACGGTGAAGCGGCGGGTCGCGCTCGCCGAGGGCTCGCCGCTGAAGATCCTCAACGCGAATGCCGCGATTGCGCGGGATGCGATGAAGGCGGGTTCCGCCGGCTTCAACGGCGTGTTCACCAACTTTCATCCGGATCTGTACCGGTGGTTGCGCACGCAAGGGGATGCGCATCCCGAACTGGCCGACGAGCTTTCGACGTTCCTGGTCGTCTCGGCGGTGTCGGAGGCACTCGGGTACCCGGCGCTCGCGAAGCTCTATCACCAGCGGATCGGCACCTTCGCGTCGATCCGCTGCCGTGCGATCGACTACGACGTGCGTGAACGATTCTGGGCACTCGATGCGGTGCTCGACAAGATCGTGGCCGGCACCGAGCATTTCCGTCGTCGGATCGCTGCGCAATAG
- the fliD gene encoding flagellar filament capping protein FliD — translation MATNTPVTSGANTNSLLQQAAQSIINGSTGNPSMDVGTLVKTLVNAKTAGRAAALAASQTTGTTQISAFGALSSALGALEAGLASLSNGGLQSTFTAVASGKGLTATAGAGAVAGTYTIGVTQTATAQALASSGFDGSKALGTGTLTLSLGSQSFKVDVTGTNNTLSGIAAAINSAANNPGISATVINGTDGAHLVLASTKTGSANAISVAVGNVANDNGLSNLGVTSTADTTGGASKIESANSAAAWRQSAVAQDAKFTLNGIASTSASNTVSGVLSGVTLNLSAAAVSATDTQTLTVSTDTKSQAATITNFVNLYNTVVKTMGALSSYTEGASSQGALIGDSTLNTIRNSLASIVARGVANENGNGHTNLMAIGISLEKDGTLKADSAKLDSALSNNPSGVARLFNSTNGMGKQLTDQIAPFTKKGGMIEVRTNALSANLKRVTQQQTDLADYAAQLTKQYQAQFTALNTLMAKMNSNTQYLTRLFGGANSSGTLANK, via the coding sequence ATGGCAACGAACACGCCCGTGACCAGCGGCGCGAACACGAACAGCCTGTTGCAACAGGCGGCGCAATCGATCATCAACGGCTCGACCGGTAATCCGTCGATGGACGTCGGCACGCTCGTCAAGACGCTGGTGAACGCGAAAACCGCCGGCCGGGCCGCCGCGCTCGCCGCGTCGCAGACCACCGGCACGACGCAGATTTCCGCATTCGGCGCGCTGTCGTCCGCACTGGGTGCGCTCGAGGCGGGCCTCGCCTCGCTGTCGAATGGCGGGCTGCAGTCGACGTTCACCGCGGTCGCGAGCGGCAAGGGCCTGACCGCGACGGCGGGCGCGGGCGCGGTGGCCGGCACCTACACGATCGGCGTCACGCAGACCGCGACCGCGCAGGCGCTGGCTTCGTCGGGCTTCGACGGGAGCAAGGCGCTCGGCACCGGCACGCTGACGCTGTCGCTCGGCAGCCAGTCGTTCAAGGTCGACGTCACCGGTACGAACAACACGCTGTCGGGCATCGCGGCCGCGATCAACTCCGCGGCGAACAACCCGGGGATCAGCGCGACCGTGATCAACGGCACCGACGGCGCGCACCTCGTGCTCGCGTCGACGAAGACGGGCTCGGCGAACGCGATCAGCGTCGCGGTCGGCAACGTGGCCAACGACAACGGGCTGTCGAACCTCGGCGTCACGTCGACTGCCGACACGACGGGCGGCGCGTCGAAGATCGAATCGGCGAACAGCGCGGCCGCGTGGCGGCAAAGCGCCGTCGCGCAGGACGCGAAGTTCACGCTCAACGGCATCGCGTCGACCAGCGCGAGCAACACGGTGTCGGGCGTGCTGAGCGGCGTCACGCTGAACCTGTCGGCGGCCGCGGTCAGCGCGACCGACACGCAGACGCTGACGGTCAGCACCGATACGAAGTCGCAGGCGGCCACGATCACGAACTTCGTGAACCTGTACAACACCGTCGTCAAGACGATGGGCGCGCTGTCGAGCTACACGGAAGGGGCGAGCTCGCAGGGTGCGCTGATCGGCGATTCGACGCTGAACACGATCCGCAACTCGCTCGCGTCGATCGTCGCGCGCGGTGTCGCGAACGAGAACGGCAACGGACACACGAACCTGATGGCGATCGGCATCTCGCTCGAGAAGGACGGCACGCTGAAGGCCGACAGCGCGAAGCTCGACAGTGCGCTGTCCAACAACCCGTCAGGGGTCGCGCGCCTGTTCAACTCGACGAACGGGATGGGCAAGCAACTGACCGACCAGATCGCGCCCTTCACGAAGAAAGGCGGGATGATCGAAGTGCGCACGAACGCGCTGAGTGCCAACCTGAAGCGCGTCACGCAGCAGCAGACGGATCTGGCCGACTACGCCGCGCAATTGACCAAGCAGTATCAGGCGCAGTTCACGGCGCTCAATACGCTGATGGCCAAGATGAACTCGAACACGCAATACCTGACGCGGCTGTTCGGCGGCGCCAACAGCAGCGGCACGCTGGCGAACAAGTGA
- a CDS encoding DoxX family protein translates to MRYVSLESKKDELLLAARVLLMILFVLFGWQKLNGFSGTVAYMASTGNPAPELAAVIAVAVELVGGLLIAAGFYTRPLALVFAAYTLATALIGHRYWALQGMEQYMAMINFYKNVSIIGGLLLLALTGPGRYSLDRK, encoded by the coding sequence ATGCGTTACGTTTCGCTGGAGTCGAAGAAGGACGAGCTGCTGCTGGCGGCTCGCGTGCTGTTGATGATCCTGTTCGTGCTGTTCGGCTGGCAGAAGCTGAACGGCTTCTCGGGCACCGTCGCGTACATGGCGTCGACGGGGAACCCAGCGCCCGAACTGGCCGCGGTGATCGCGGTGGCGGTCGAGCTGGTCGGCGGCCTGCTGATCGCGGCCGGCTTCTATACGCGGCCGCTCGCACTGGTGTTCGCCGCCTATACGCTCGCGACCGCGCTGATCGGCCATCGCTACTGGGCGCTGCAGGGGATGGAGCAATACATGGCGATGATCAACTTCTACAAGAACGTGAGCATCATCGGCGGGCTGCTGTTGCTCGCACTGACCGGGCCGGGGCGGTATTCGCTCGACCGGAAGTAA
- a CDS encoding type VI secretion system baseplate subunit TssF, translating into MTLFTPRRLAEIVCFRTLPTENDDYPRFTEAWFETLYPHYLRAFPSCSIAHFEMDSGRAAQMSAAVTVPRGTQLDSRPLIDGVVKLARKAVTAWIAESRSTACRRTSFSWENRRSR; encoded by the coding sequence GTGACGCTGTTCACGCCGCGGCGTCTCGCAGAAATCGTCTGCTTCAGGACATTGCCGACGGAGAACGACGACTATCCGCGGTTTACCGAGGCATGGTTCGAGACGCTGTACCCGCACTACTTGCGCGCGTTTCCGTCATGTTCGATCGCGCACTTCGAGATGGACAGCGGCCGGGCGGCACAGATGTCGGCCGCCGTCACCGTGCCGCGTGGTACGCAGCTTGACAGCCGGCCACTGATCGACGGCGTCGTGAAGCTTGCGCGGAAGGCGGTGACGGCGTGGATTGCCGAGTCAAGATCAACGGCGTGCAGACGAACCAGTTTCAGTTGGGAGAATCGGAGAAGTCGATGA
- a CDS encoding dTDP-4-dehydrorhamnose reductase family protein yields MATVPQSTVLLIGAAGLLGRAVAASLSRESSLNLVATIRNPHGAGAKRLALPAENLAELDVLDEPALEHLFATRQPAAVIICAAERRPDVCERDPDGARAINVTAPARIGALAARHGAWTLGISTDYVFDGKAAPYREDATPNPLNIYGRTKLEGEAALLAASPLSCVLRLPLLYGPIVDWSESAVTSLVPAIAASARPGAAAVGMDAWAIRYPTYTPDVADVIRDLTLRHLAGASITGIRHWSGEEPMTKYDIAQRIAAALGIEASLTRIDQPTDATPRPYDCHLDASRVRAAGIDHATPFDIALRAVLRDAPQTL; encoded by the coding sequence ATGGCTACCGTACCTCAATCGACCGTCCTTCTCATCGGCGCCGCCGGCCTCCTCGGCCGCGCGGTTGCCGCATCGCTGTCCCGCGAGTCTTCGTTAAACCTCGTCGCGACGATTCGCAACCCGCACGGCGCAGGCGCAAAACGCCTTGCGTTGCCTGCGGAAAACCTCGCCGAACTCGACGTCCTCGACGAGCCGGCCCTCGAACACCTTTTCGCCACCCGCCAGCCGGCCGCCGTGATCATCTGCGCGGCTGAACGCCGCCCGGACGTCTGCGAACGCGATCCTGACGGCGCACGCGCAATCAACGTCACCGCCCCGGCGCGCATCGGCGCGCTCGCCGCGCGCCACGGCGCATGGACGCTCGGTATCTCCACCGACTACGTCTTCGACGGCAAGGCCGCTCCGTACCGCGAGGACGCCACCCCGAATCCGCTGAACATCTACGGCCGCACGAAGCTGGAAGGCGAGGCAGCGCTCCTCGCCGCGTCGCCGCTGTCGTGCGTGCTGCGCCTGCCGCTGCTGTACGGCCCGATCGTCGACTGGAGCGAATCGGCCGTCACGAGTCTCGTGCCGGCGATCGCCGCGTCCGCACGGCCGGGCGCCGCCGCGGTCGGCATGGACGCCTGGGCGATCCGTTACCCGACCTATACGCCCGACGTCGCGGACGTCATCCGCGACCTGACATTGCGCCATCTCGCGGGTGCGTCGATCACGGGCATCCGTCACTGGTCGGGCGAGGAGCCGATGACGAAGTACGACATTGCGCAGCGGATCGCGGCCGCGCTCGGCATCGAAGCATCGCTCACGCGGATCGACCAGCCGACCGACGCGACGCCGCGTCCGTACGATTGCCATCTGGACGCATCGCGCGTGCGCGCAGCCGGGATCGATCACGCGACGCCTTTCGATATCGCGCTGCGCGCCGTCCTGCGCGATGCGCCGCAGACGCTGTAG